The Oncorhynchus keta strain PuntledgeMale-10-30-2019 chromosome 17, Oket_V2, whole genome shotgun sequence genome has a window encoding:
- the LOC118395896 gene encoding zinc finger protein 473 isoform X9, with protein sequence MGSDVRDLNALLPPVPALPGGNGNCTLPVSSAPQWGPVLDFHTGAPYSSLAPHSFIKQEPSWSSGDPQEDPHCGLSAFTLHFSGQFTGTGACRYGAFGAPPPPSQPPPSQPRMFSNAPYLTNCMDTQPSSRNQGYSAFDGATNYGHTPTHHSSQFLSHSFKDENSLAQQTSMGEQPYSVPPPVYGCHTPSDSCTGSQALLLRNPYNSSDNLYQMASQLECMAWNPVSTLASTIKSHATGYESDPNPPMVYSCSTQYRIHTHGIFRGMQVSSLLSHPRHLQRHAGQFSSLTPTASSEACRSVLFSHTHGIFRGMQVSSLLSHPRHLQRHAGQFSPLTPTASSEACRSVLSSHTHGIFRGMQVSSLLSHPRHLQRHAGQFSPLTPTASSEACRSVLSSHTHGIFRGMQVSSLLSHPRHLQRHAGQFSPLTPTASSEACRSVLFSHTHGIFRGMQVSSLLSHPRHLQRHAGQFSPLTPTASSEACRSVLSSHTHGIFRGMQVSSLLSHPRHLQRHAGQFSPLTPTASSEACRSVLSSHTHGIFRGMQVSSLLSHPRHLQRHAGQFSSLTPTASSEACRSVLFSHTHGIFRGMQVSSLLSHPRHLQRHAGQFSSLTPTASSEACRSVLFSHTHGIFRGMQVSSLLSHPRHLQRHAGQFSSLTPTASSEACRSVLSSHTHGIFRGMQDVRRVPGIAPAIVRSETNEKRPFMCAYPGCNKRYFKLSHLQMHGRKHTGEKPYQCDFTDCGRRFSRSDQLKRHQRRHTGVKPFQCETCQRKFSRSDHLKTHTRTHTGKTSEKPFNCRWPNCQKKFARSDELVRHHNMHQRNLTKLQLAI encoded by the exons ATGGGCTCAGACGTACGTGACCTCAATGCCCTGCTGCCCCCGGTGCCAGCCCTGCCAGGGGGGAATGGGAACTGTACCCTGCCCGTCAGCAGTGCCCCTCAGTGGGGCCCTGTACTGGACTTCCACACTGGCGCCCCCTACAGCTCGCTGGCCCCCCACTCCTTCATCAAGCAGGAGCCCAGCTGGAGCTCTGGGGATCCCCAGGAGGACCCTCACTGTGGCCTGAGTGCCTTCACCCTGCACTTCTCTGGCCAGTTCACTGGCACAGGGGCCTGCAGGTACGGGGCCTTCGGGGCCCCCCCTCCACCCAGTCAGCCCCCACCAAGCCAGCCAAGGATGTTCAGCAACGCACCCTACCTGACCAATTGTATGGACACCCAGCCCTCTTCCAGGAACCAGG GTTACAGTGCTTTCGATGGTGCCACTAATTACGGTCACACTCCCACACATCACTCCTCCCAGTTCCTCAGCCACTCCTTTAAAGATGAAAACTCCCTAGCTCAGCAGACCAGTATGG GTGAGCAGCCGTATTCTGTCCCTCCACCCGTGTATGGATGCCACACCCCATCAGACAGCTGTACAGGCAGCCAAGCCCTACTGCTGAGGAACCCTTACAACAG CAGTGATAATTTATACCAAATGGCATCTCAGCTGGAATGCATGGCATGGAACCCTGTTAGCACGCTGGCTTCCACCATTAAGAG CCATGCTACGGGTTATGAAAGTGACCCCAACCCTCCCATGGTGTATAGCTGCAGCACCCAGTACCGCATCCACACCCATGGCATCTTCAGAGGCATGCAGGTCAGTTCTCTTCTCTCACACCCACGGCATCTTCAGAGGCATGCAGGTCAGTTCTCTTCTCTCACACCCACGGCATCTTCAGAGGCATGCAG GTCAGTTCTCTTCTCTCACACCCACGGCATCTTCAGAGGCATGCAGGTCAGTTCTCTTCTCTCACACCCACGGCATCTTCAGAGGCATGCAGGtcagttctctcctctcacacccacGGCATCTTCAGAGGCATGCAG GtcagttctctcctctcacacccacGGCATCTTCAGAGGCATGCAGGTCAGTTCTCTTCTCTCACACCCACGGCATCTTCAGAGGCATGCAGGtcagttctctcctctcacacccacGGCATCTTCAGAGGCATGCAGGtcagttctctcctctcacacccacGGCATCTTCAGAGGCATGCAGGtcagttctctcctctcacacccacGGCATCTTCAGAGGCATGCAGGtcagttctctcctctcacacccacGGCATCTTCAGAGGCATGCAGGTCAGTTCTCTTCTCTCACACCCACGGCATCTTCAGAGGCATGCAGGtcagttctctcctctcacacccacGGCATCTTCAGAGGCATGCAGGtcagttctctcctctcacacccacGGCATCTTCAGAGGCATGCAGGtcagttctctcctctcacacccacGGCATCTTCAGAGGCATGCAGGTCAGTTCTCTTCTCTCACACCCACGGCATCTTCAGAGGCATGCAGGtcagttctctcctctcacacccacGGCATCTTCAGAGGCATGCAG GtcagttctctcctctcacacccacGGCATCTTCAGAGGCATGCAG GTCAGTTCTCTTCTCTCACACCCACGGCATCTTCAGAGGCATGCAGGTCAGTTCTCTTCTCTCACACCCACGGCATCTTCAGAGGCATGCAGGTCAGTTCTCTTCTCTCACACCCACGGCATCTTCAGAGGCATGCAGGtcagttctctcctctcacacccacGGCATCTTCAGAGGCATGCAGGTCAGTTCTCTTCTCTCACACCCACGGCATCTTCAGAGGCATGCAGGTCAGTTCTCTTCTCTCACACCCACGGCATCTTCAGAGGCATGCAGGtcagttctctcctctcacacccacGGCATCTTCAGAGGCATGCAGGTCAGTTCTCTTCTCTCACACCCACGGCATCTTCAGAGGCATGCAG GtcagttctctcctctcacacccacGGCATCTTCAGAGGCATGCAG GATGTCCGACGGGTGCCAGGTATCGCTCCAGCCATTGTTCGCTCAGAGACCAATGAGAAGAGGCCATTCATGTGTGCATATCCTGGCTGCAACAAACGATACTTCAAGCTGTCCCACCTGCAAATGCACGGCAGGAAACACACAG GTGAGAAGCCCTACCAGTGTGACTTTACCGACTGTGGACGAAGGTTCTCCAGGTCAGACCAGCTCAAGAGACACCAGCGAAGACACACAG GGGTTAAACCGTTCCAGTGCGAGACGTGTCAGAGAAAGTTCTCGCGGTCTGACCACCTTAAGACCCACACCCGGACTCATACAGGTAAAACAA gcGAGAAGCCCTTCAACTGCAGATGGCCCAACTGTCAGAAGAAGTTTGCCAGGTCTGATGAGCTGGTTCGTCACCACAACATGCACCAGAGGAACCTGACCAAGCTGCAGCTTGCCATCTGA
- the LOC118395896 gene encoding uncharacterized protein LOC118395896 isoform X6 — MGSDVRDLNALLPPVPALPGGNGNCTLPVSSAPQWGPVLDFHTGAPYSSLAPHSFIKQEPSWSSGDPQEDPHCGLSAFTLHFSGQFTGTGACRYGAFGAPPPPSQPPPSQPRMFSNAPYLTNCMDTQPSSRNQGYSAFDGATNYGHTPTHHSSQFLSHSFKDENSLAQQTSMGEQPYSVPPPVYGCHTPSDSCTGSQALLLRNPYNSSDNLYQMASQLECMAWNPVSTLASTIKSHATGYESDPNPPMVYSCSTQYRIHTHGIFRGMQVSSLLSHPRHLQRHAGQFSSLTPTASSEACRSVLFSHTHGIFRGMQVSSLLSHPRHLQRHAGQFSPLTPTASSEACRSVLSSHTHGIFRGMQVSSLLSHPRHLQRHAGQFSPLTPTASSEACRSVLSSHTHGIFRGMQVSSLLSHPRHLQRHAGQFSPLTPTASSEACRSVLFSHTHGIFRGMQVSSLLSHPRHLQRHAGQFSPLTPTASSEACRSVLSSHTHGIFRGMQVSSLLSHPRHLQRHAGQFSSLTPTASSEACRSVLFSHTHGIFRGMQVSSLLSHPRHLQRHAGQFSSLTPTASSEACRSVLFSHTHGIFRGMQVSSLLSHPRHLQRHAGQFSSLTPTASSEACRSVLFSHTHGIFRGMQVSSLLSHPRHLQRHAGQFSSLTPTASSEACRSVLSSHTHGIFRGMQDVRRVPGIAPAIVRSETNEKRPFMCAYPGCNKRYFKLSHLQMHGRKHTGEKPYQCDFTDCGRRFSRSDQLKRHQRRHTGVKPFQCETCQRKFSRSDHLKTHTRTHTGKTSEKPFNCRWPNCQKKFARSDELVRHHNMHQRNLTKLQLAI; from the exons ATGGGCTCAGACGTACGTGACCTCAATGCCCTGCTGCCCCCGGTGCCAGCCCTGCCAGGGGGGAATGGGAACTGTACCCTGCCCGTCAGCAGTGCCCCTCAGTGGGGCCCTGTACTGGACTTCCACACTGGCGCCCCCTACAGCTCGCTGGCCCCCCACTCCTTCATCAAGCAGGAGCCCAGCTGGAGCTCTGGGGATCCCCAGGAGGACCCTCACTGTGGCCTGAGTGCCTTCACCCTGCACTTCTCTGGCCAGTTCACTGGCACAGGGGCCTGCAGGTACGGGGCCTTCGGGGCCCCCCCTCCACCCAGTCAGCCCCCACCAAGCCAGCCAAGGATGTTCAGCAACGCACCCTACCTGACCAATTGTATGGACACCCAGCCCTCTTCCAGGAACCAGG GTTACAGTGCTTTCGATGGTGCCACTAATTACGGTCACACTCCCACACATCACTCCTCCCAGTTCCTCAGCCACTCCTTTAAAGATGAAAACTCCCTAGCTCAGCAGACCAGTATGG GTGAGCAGCCGTATTCTGTCCCTCCACCCGTGTATGGATGCCACACCCCATCAGACAGCTGTACAGGCAGCCAAGCCCTACTGCTGAGGAACCCTTACAACAG CAGTGATAATTTATACCAAATGGCATCTCAGCTGGAATGCATGGCATGGAACCCTGTTAGCACGCTGGCTTCCACCATTAAGAG CCATGCTACGGGTTATGAAAGTGACCCCAACCCTCCCATGGTGTATAGCTGCAGCACCCAGTACCGCATCCACACCCATGGCATCTTCAGAGGCATGCAGGTCAGTTCTCTTCTCTCACACCCACGGCATCTTCAGAGGCATGCAGGTCAGTTCTCTTCTCTCACACCCACGGCATCTTCAGAGGCATGCAG GTCAGTTCTCTTCTCTCACACCCACGGCATCTTCAGAGGCATGCAGGTCAGTTCTCTTCTCTCACACCCACGGCATCTTCAGAGGCATGCAGGtcagttctctcctctcacacccacGGCATCTTCAGAGGCATGCAG GtcagttctctcctctcacacccacGGCATCTTCAGAGGCATGCAGGTCAGTTCTCTTCTCTCACACCCACGGCATCTTCAGAGGCATGCAGGtcagttctctcctctcacacccacGGCATCTTCAGAGGCATGCAGGtcagttctctcctctcacacccacGGCATCTTCAGAGGCATGCAGGtcagttctctcctctcacacccacGGCATCTTCAGAGGCATGCAGGtcagttctctcctctcacacccacGGCATCTTCAGAGGCATGCAGGTCAGTTCTCTTCTCTCACACCCACGGCATCTTCAGAGGCATGCAGGtcagttctctcctctcacacccacGGCATCTTCAGAGGCATGCAGGtcagttctctcctctcacacccacGGCATCTTCAGAGGCATGCAGGtcagttctctcctctcacacccacGGCATCTTCAGAGGCATGCAG GtcagttctctcctctcacacccacGGCATCTTCAGAGGCATGCAG GTCAGTTCTCTTCTCTCACACCCACGGCATCTTCAGAGGCATGCAGGTCAGTTCTCTTCTCTCACACCCACGGCATCTTCAGAGGCATGCAGGTCAGTTCTCTTCTCTCACACCCACGGCATCTTCAGAGGCATGCAGGTCAGTTCTCTTCTCTCACACCCACGGCATCTTCAGAGGCATGCAGGTCAGTTCTCTTCTCTCACACCCACGGCATCTTCAGAGGCATGCAGGtcagttctctcctctcacacccacGGCATCTTCAGAGGCATGCAGGTCAGTTCTCTTCTCTCACACCCACGGCATCTTCAGAGGCATGCAGGTCAGTTCTCTTCTCTCACACCCACGGCATCTTCAGAGGCATGCAGGtcagttctctcctctcacacccacGGCATCTTCAGAGGCATGCAGGTCAGTTCTCTTCTCTCACACCCACGGCATCTTCAGAGGCATGCAG GtcagttctctcctctcacacccacGGCATCTTCAGAGGCATGCAG GATGTCCGACGGGTGCCAGGTATCGCTCCAGCCATTGTTCGCTCAGAGACCAATGAGAAGAGGCCATTCATGTGTGCATATCCTGGCTGCAACAAACGATACTTCAAGCTGTCCCACCTGCAAATGCACGGCAGGAAACACACAG GTGAGAAGCCCTACCAGTGTGACTTTACCGACTGTGGACGAAGGTTCTCCAGGTCAGACCAGCTCAAGAGACACCAGCGAAGACACACAG GGGTTAAACCGTTCCAGTGCGAGACGTGTCAGAGAAAGTTCTCGCGGTCTGACCACCTTAAGACCCACACCCGGACTCATACAGGTAAAACAA gcGAGAAGCCCTTCAACTGCAGATGGCCCAACTGTCAGAAGAAGTTTGCCAGGTCTGATGAGCTGGTTCGTCACCACAACATGCACCAGAGGAACCTGACCAAGCTGCAGCTTGCCATCTGA
- the LOC118395896 gene encoding uncharacterized protein LOC118395896 isoform X47: protein MGSDVRDLNALLPPVPALPGGNGNCTLPVSSAPQWGPVLDFHTGAPYSSLAPHSFIKQEPSWSSGDPQEDPHCGLSAFTLHFSGQFTGTGACRYGAFGAPPPPSQPPPSQPRMFSNAPYLTNCMDTQPSSRNQGYSAFDGATNYGHTPTHHSSQFLSHSFKDENSLAQQTSMGEQPYSVPPPVYGCHTPSDSCTGSQALLLRNPYNSSDNLYQMASQLECMAWNPVSTLASTIKSHATGYESDPNPPMVYSCSTQYRIHTHGIFRGMQVSSLLSHPRHLQRHAGQFSSLTPTASSEACRSVLFSHTHGIFRGMQVSSLLSHPRHLQRHAGQFSPLTPTASSEACRSVLSSHTHGIFRGMQVSSLLSHPRHLQRHAGQFSPLTPTASSEACRSVLSSHTHGIFRGMQVSSLLSHPRHLQRHAGQFSPLTPTASSEACRSVLFSHTHGIFRGMQVSSLLSHPRHLQRHAGQFSPLTPTASSEACRSVLSSHTHGIFRGMQVSSLLSHPRHLQRHAGQFSPLTPTASSEACRSVLFSHTHGIFRGMQVSSLLSHPRHLQRHAGQFSSLTPTASSEACRSVLFSHTHGIFRGMQVSSLLSHPRHLQRHAGQFSSLTPTASSEACRSVLSSHTHGIFRGMQVSSLLSHPRHLQRHAGQFSPLTPTASSEACRSVLSSHGFFTPRSHSDSYSPHITFLMCSGPRSAQGAQTHILS, encoded by the exons ATGGGCTCAGACGTACGTGACCTCAATGCCCTGCTGCCCCCGGTGCCAGCCCTGCCAGGGGGGAATGGGAACTGTACCCTGCCCGTCAGCAGTGCCCCTCAGTGGGGCCCTGTACTGGACTTCCACACTGGCGCCCCCTACAGCTCGCTGGCCCCCCACTCCTTCATCAAGCAGGAGCCCAGCTGGAGCTCTGGGGATCCCCAGGAGGACCCTCACTGTGGCCTGAGTGCCTTCACCCTGCACTTCTCTGGCCAGTTCACTGGCACAGGGGCCTGCAGGTACGGGGCCTTCGGGGCCCCCCCTCCACCCAGTCAGCCCCCACCAAGCCAGCCAAGGATGTTCAGCAACGCACCCTACCTGACCAATTGTATGGACACCCAGCCCTCTTCCAGGAACCAGG GTTACAGTGCTTTCGATGGTGCCACTAATTACGGTCACACTCCCACACATCACTCCTCCCAGTTCCTCAGCCACTCCTTTAAAGATGAAAACTCCCTAGCTCAGCAGACCAGTATGG GTGAGCAGCCGTATTCTGTCCCTCCACCCGTGTATGGATGCCACACCCCATCAGACAGCTGTACAGGCAGCCAAGCCCTACTGCTGAGGAACCCTTACAACAG CAGTGATAATTTATACCAAATGGCATCTCAGCTGGAATGCATGGCATGGAACCCTGTTAGCACGCTGGCTTCCACCATTAAGAG CCATGCTACGGGTTATGAAAGTGACCCCAACCCTCCCATGGTGTATAGCTGCAGCACCCAGTACCGCATCCACACCCATGGCATCTTCAGAGGCATGCAGGTCAGTTCTCTTCTCTCACACCCACGGCATCTTCAGAGGCATGCAGGTCAGTTCTCTTCTCTCACACCCACGGCATCTTCAGAGGCATGCAG GTCAGTTCTCTTCTCTCACACCCACGGCATCTTCAGAGGCATGCAGGTCAGTTCTCTTCTCTCACACCCACGGCATCTTCAGAGGCATGCAGGtcagttctctcctctcacacccacGGCATCTTCAGAGGCATGCAG GtcagttctctcctctcacacccacGGCATCTTCAGAGGCATGCAGGTCAGTTCTCTTCTCTCACACCCACGGCATCTTCAGAGGCATGCAGGtcagttctctcctctcacacccacGGCATCTTCAGAGGCATGCAGGtcagttctctcctctcacacccacGGCATCTTCAGAGGCATGCAGGtcagttctctcctctcacacccacGGCATCTTCAGAGGCATGCAGGtcagttctctcctctcacacccacGGCATCTTCAGAGGCATGCAGGTCAGTTCTCTTCTCTCACACCCACGGCATCTTCAGAGGCATGCAGGtcagttctctcctctcacacccacGGCATCTTCAGAGGCATGCAGGtcagttctctcctctcacacccacGGCATCTTCAGAGGCATGCAGGtcagttctctcctctcacacccacGGCATCTTCAGAGGCATGCAGGTCAGTTCTCTTCTCTCACACCCACGGCATCTTCAGAGGCATGCAGGtcagttctctcctctcacacccacGGCATCTTCAGAGGCATGCAGGTCAGTTCTCTTCTCTCACACCCACGGCATCTTCAGAGGCATGCAGGtcagttctctcctctcacacccacGGCATCTTCAGAGGCATGCAG GTCAGTTCTCTTCTCTCACACCCACGGCATCTTCAGAGGCATGCAGGTCAGTTCTCTTCTCTCACACCCACGGCATCTTCAGAGGCATGCAGGTCAGTTCTCTTCTCTCACACCCACGGCATCTTCAGAGGCATGCAG GTCAGTTCTCTTCTCTCACACCCACGGCATCTTCAGAGGCATGCAGGtcagttctctcctctcacacccacGGCATCTTCAGAGGCATGCAGGtcagttctctcctctcacacccacGGCATCTTCAGAGGCATGCAG GtcagttctctcctctcacacccacGGCATCTTCAGAGGCATGCAGgtcagttctctcctctcatggATTCTTCACACCCAGGTCACACTCTGATTCCTACTCTCCACACATAACTTTCCTTATGTGCTCAGGTCCAAGGTCGGCACAAGGAGCACAGACACATATTCtctcatga
- the LOC118395896 gene encoding zinc finger protein 473 isoform X12 translates to MGSDVRDLNALLPPVPALPGGNGNCTLPVSSAPQWGPVLDFHTGAPYSSLAPHSFIKQEPSWSSGDPQEDPHCGLSAFTLHFSGQFTGTGACRYGAFGAPPPPSQPPPSQPRMFSNAPYLTNCMDTQPSSRNQGYSAFDGATNYGHTPTHHSSQFLSHSFKDENSLAQQTSMGEQPYSVPPPVYGCHTPSDSCTGSQALLLRNPYNSSDNLYQMASQLECMAWNPVSTLASTIKSHATGYESDPNPPMVYSCSTQYRIHTHGIFRGMQVSSLLSHPRHLQRHAGQFSSLTPTASSEACRSVLFSHTHGIFRGMQVSSLLSHPRHLQRHAGQFSPLTPTASSEACRSVLSSHTHGIFRGMQVSSLLSHPRHLQRHAGQFSPLTPTASSEACRSVLSSHTHGIFRGMQVSSLLSHPRHLQRHAGQFSPLTPTASSEACRSVLFSHTHGIFRGMQVSSLLSHPRHLQRHAGQFSSLTPTASSEACRSVLSSHTHGIFRGMQVSSLLSHPRHLQRHAGQFSSLTPTASSEACRSVLFSHTHGIFRGMQVSSLLSHPRHLQRHAGQFSSLTPTASSEACRSVLSSHTHGIFRGMQVSSLLSHPRHLQRHAGQFSSLTPTASSEACRSVLSSHTHGIFRGMQVSSLLSHPRHLQRHAGQFSPLTPTASSEACRSVLSSHTHGIFRGMQDVRRVPGIAPAIVRSETNEKRPFMCAYPGCNKRYFKLSHLQMHGRKHTGEKPYQCDFTDCGRRFSRSDQLKRHQRRHTGVKPFQCETCQRKFSRSDHLKTHTRTHTGKTSEKPFNCRWPNCQKKFARSDELVRHHNMHQRNLTKLQLAI, encoded by the exons ATGGGCTCAGACGTACGTGACCTCAATGCCCTGCTGCCCCCGGTGCCAGCCCTGCCAGGGGGGAATGGGAACTGTACCCTGCCCGTCAGCAGTGCCCCTCAGTGGGGCCCTGTACTGGACTTCCACACTGGCGCCCCCTACAGCTCGCTGGCCCCCCACTCCTTCATCAAGCAGGAGCCCAGCTGGAGCTCTGGGGATCCCCAGGAGGACCCTCACTGTGGCCTGAGTGCCTTCACCCTGCACTTCTCTGGCCAGTTCACTGGCACAGGGGCCTGCAGGTACGGGGCCTTCGGGGCCCCCCCTCCACCCAGTCAGCCCCCACCAAGCCAGCCAAGGATGTTCAGCAACGCACCCTACCTGACCAATTGTATGGACACCCAGCCCTCTTCCAGGAACCAGG GTTACAGTGCTTTCGATGGTGCCACTAATTACGGTCACACTCCCACACATCACTCCTCCCAGTTCCTCAGCCACTCCTTTAAAGATGAAAACTCCCTAGCTCAGCAGACCAGTATGG GTGAGCAGCCGTATTCTGTCCCTCCACCCGTGTATGGATGCCACACCCCATCAGACAGCTGTACAGGCAGCCAAGCCCTACTGCTGAGGAACCCTTACAACAG CAGTGATAATTTATACCAAATGGCATCTCAGCTGGAATGCATGGCATGGAACCCTGTTAGCACGCTGGCTTCCACCATTAAGAG CCATGCTACGGGTTATGAAAGTGACCCCAACCCTCCCATGGTGTATAGCTGCAGCACCCAGTACCGCATCCACACCCATGGCATCTTCAGAGGCATGCAGGTCAGTTCTCTTCTCTCACACCCACGGCATCTTCAGAGGCATGCAGGTCAGTTCTCTTCTCTCACACCCACGGCATCTTCAGAGGCATGCAG GTCAGTTCTCTTCTCTCACACCCACGGCATCTTCAGAGGCATGCAGGTCAGTTCTCTTCTCTCACACCCACGGCATCTTCAGAGGCATGCAGGtcagttctctcctctcacacccacGGCATCTTCAGAGGCATGCAG GtcagttctctcctctcacacccacGGCATCTTCAGAGGCATGCAGGTCAGTTCTCTTCTCTCACACCCACGGCATCTTCAGAGGCATGCAGGtcagttctctcctctcacacccacGGCATCTTCAGAGGCATGCAGGtcagttctctcctctcacacccacGGCATCTTCAGAGGCATGCAGGtcagttctctcctctcacacccacGGCATCTTCAGAGGCATGCAGGtcagttctctcctctcacacccacGGCATCTTCAGAGGCATGCAGGTCAGTTCTCTTCTCTCACACCCACGGCATCTTCAGAGGCATGCAG GTCAGTTCTCTTCTCTCACACCCACGGCATCTTCAGAGGCATGCAG GTCAGTTCTCTTCTCTCACACCCACGGCATCTTCAGAGGCATGCAGGtcagttctctcctctcacacccacGGCATCTTCAGAGGCATGCAG GTCAGTTCTCTTCTCTCACACCCACGGCATCTTCAGAGGCATGCAGGTCAGTTCTCTTCTCTCACACCCACGGCATCTTCAGAGGCATGCAGGTCAGTTCTCTTCTCTCACACCCACGGCATCTTCAGAGGCATGCAGGTCAGTTCTCTTCTCTCACACCCACGGCATCTTCAGAGGCATGCAGGTCAGTTCTCTTCTCTCACACCCACGGCATCTTCAGAGGCATGCAGGtcagttctctcctctcacacccacGGCATCTTCAGAGGCATGCAGGTCAGTTCTCTTCTCTCACACCCACGGCATCTTCAGAGGCATGCAGGTCAGTTCTCTTCTCTCACACCCACGGCATCTTCAGAGGCATGCAGGtcagttctctcctctcacacccacGGCATCTTCAGAGGCATGCAGGTCAGTTCTCTTCTCTCACACCCACGGCATCTTCAGAGGCATGCAGGtcagttctctcctctcacacccacGGCATCTTCAGAGGCATGCAGGtcagttctctcctctcacacccacGGCATCTTCAGAGGCATGCAG GATGTCCGACGGGTGCCAGGTATCGCTCCAGCCATTGTTCGCTCAGAGACCAATGAGAAGAGGCCATTCATGTGTGCATATCCTGGCTGCAACAAACGATACTTCAAGCTGTCCCACCTGCAAATGCACGGCAGGAAACACACAG GTGAGAAGCCCTACCAGTGTGACTTTACCGACTGTGGACGAAGGTTCTCCAGGTCAGACCAGCTCAAGAGACACCAGCGAAGACACACAG GGGTTAAACCGTTCCAGTGCGAGACGTGTCAGAGAAAGTTCTCGCGGTCTGACCACCTTAAGACCCACACCCGGACTCATACAGGTAAAACAA gcGAGAAGCCCTTCAACTGCAGATGGCCCAACTGTCAGAAGAAGTTTGCCAGGTCTGATGAGCTGGTTCGTCACCACAACATGCACCAGAGGAACCTGACCAAGCTGCAGCTTGCCATCTGA